DNA from Sorangium aterium:
GGGCCGCGGCGGCGCGGACGCTACTCCAAGCGGCTGCGCCTCGCAACCGGCGGGCGGGCTCGGTGGCGGGGGTGCTCCCCCCATGGACTGACTGCAGCGGAGCCCTCGGGGGGAGGGGGCGTCGCGCGGGGGGCGAGGGGGGCCCTCCCACGAACTCGCGCCTTTTGGTGGCAATGGCCTGCTGTACGGAGCTGGCGAGTCCGTGAGGACTGGCTGCGATGCGGGCCGGCGCTCGGGTTCGTAGGGCCCTCCCCCTCGCCCCCCGCGCGACACCCCCTCCCCCCGAGGGCTCTCTCCGGCGGGATGCGCGGCGCGAGGGGAACGGGGATCGATGCGCGGCACCGGAGCGTGCGGGCGTGCGGGGTGGGCGCTTCCTGCAGGGGTGGCTCGGGTGATACGGTCTCTCTTGACTGGGCTTTCCTTGCTCGCGACGCCCGTTGTGGCCCTGGCGGCGAACCGACTCGGATGGCTCGGCGCGCGTCGCCCGTGAGGCGAGCGCAGACCAACCCAACCCGGGGGTTCCTCATGCGGAAGATAGCTATCGTGGGGTCTGGACAGGCCGGCCTGCTCGCGGCGCACGGCCTGGTGAAGGCCGGCTACGAGGTGACGCTCTACTCGGATCGCACGCCCGAGCAGTGGCTCAACGAGTCGAAGCCGACCGGGACCGCGGCGCGCTTCGACGTGGCGCTCGCGTTCGAGCGCGAGCTCGGCCTGGCCTTCTGGGAAGACGCCGCGCCCCGAGGCCACGGGGCCCAGCTGACCGCGTGCGCCGCGCCGGGCAACCGCCTCCTGACGCTGGCGGGCCGCCTGGAGCAGCACTTCTTCGCGATCGATCTCCGGCTCCAGAGCCACCGGTGGATGCTCGAGCTCGAGCGGCGGGGCGGCAAGATCGTGATCGAGCCCGTCACGATCGCGCGGCTCGACACGATCGCCGCGGAGAACGACCTCACCGTGGTCGCCGCGGGGCGCGGCGAGCTGTGCAACCTGTTCGAGCGAGACCCCGCGCGCAACGTCCACACGGAGGCGCAGCGCAACGTCGTCATGATGTGCGTGACCGGCCCGAAGCTCGGGTTCGACGGCATCCCCATGCTGCCGGTCAAGTTCAACCTGTTCGCGGGCATCGGGGAGGCGTTCTGGGTGCCCTACCACCACAAGGACGTGGGACCGAGCTGGAACTGTCTCGTCGAGGCGGTGCCCGGAGGGCCGCTCGACAGGTTCCAGGGCGCGAAGTCAGGCGAGGAGATCATCGCGATCGCGAAGGGACTGGTGAAGGAGCTCATCCCCTGGGACTACCAGTGGTTCAAGGGAGCCGAGCTGTCGGACAAACACGGATGGCAGAACGGGCGGGTCGTCCCCGCGGTGCGCAAGCCCGTCGGACGGCTGCCCTCCGGCCGGATCGTGACGCCGCTGGGTGACACGGCGATGTCGATCGATCCGATCGGCGGCCAGGGCGCCAACAGCGGCAACAAGATGGCGCGCAACCTGGTCGAGTGCATCGTGCAGCACGGCGAGCGCCCGTTCGACGCCGAGTGGATGACGCGCACCTTCGATCGCTTCTACGCGCGGCACGGCGGGCCCACCGACCGGTTCAACAACATCCTGCTCGCCGGGGTGACGCCCACGATGGCCCACTTCCTCATGGCGCAGTACGGCAGCGACGGGCGGGCGGACAACACGAGCGGGCAGCAGGCGCTCGCCAACGCCTTCGTGAACAACTTCAACGATCCGGCGCGGCTGACGGCGGTCCTCGAGGACGTCGGGCGGGTGCGCGCCTTCATCCGGCAGACGACCGGGAAGCCCTGGCCGCTCGCGCTCGCAGCAGGGGGCGTGGGCGTCGGCATCGCGCAGGTGCGGCAGCGCATCGGGCTCCCGCCGGGGCATCCGGCAGCGCCGGTGCACGCCGGCGGAGCGCTCGCGTAGCGCTCGCGGTGCGCCTCGCCGGGCGCCCGCTTTCCTCTGTCGTAGCGGTACGCCGTCGCCCCCCGACGCGCACGTCGTCGACGCGCTGGACGCGCCCGCGCGCGTGGTCCGCGACACGGGCCGGCCCATCCCGTCGTGCGCGTACGCCGTCCGCGCGCCCCGCGCGTCCGTCTCCGCGATCACGTTGTGCGGCGCGTCGTGCTCAACCGCGACCAGCGCATCGAGCGCGTTGTCCTCGCGCCGTTCGGCATCACCCGTTCCACGCTCCGGCCGCGCATCTGTCGGTCGGGCGGAATCCGTGCCATCAGATAAAGGGCGAGGGGTCCTTGCCTTCCGCTACATGCTGGACGAAGTAGGTTTTCTGAAACGAGGCCTCGAGCAACCGTGCATGCACCAAGAAGTCGACTGGGGGCACGCCTGGCTCTCGAGCCGCAATGACTTGCGTCGATGTCGCGAGCCCGAAGCGCTCGAGCTCCCGGACTGGTCCGTCCGGCAGCGCCTCGCAGTGAGCGAGCGCCTCGCTTGCGCGCTTGATCGCGCCAGCCGCCGCTGCTGCCGCAACACGTGCGCGGAGCTCGGAAGGGTCGATCGATCCCGAACTGCCTGACGCGATCATGGCGACGCGCGCCCGGTCGGCGTAGATCGCCTCGAGGCAGTGCGTGTATGTGAGCATATCCAGGTGCAGCGGAGAGTCGCCAGGCAGCAGGCAATACGAGGACAGTAGATCAATGAGACCCTGATGGACGAGTATTCTCGTGAATCGGTCGGTGATCGAGTCAAGGTGTTGAAACGCCTCTTGCCCGTTCGCGATGACGTCAGGTTTGTCCATGGGATCAGAACGTCCTTGTCCCCGGCGGGCCAGGAAAGTTAGGCGGCCCCATGAGGAGCCGCGACGGTGATGTGCTCCGGTCAAAGGTGATTTGTTTCGGATCCGTGTTGATGAGCCCTGGCGGGCCGACATGAATCGTTCTGTCGGGTGCAATCACCAGCTCGCGCCCACCGCCCTCGCCTTTAAAGGCGAATGAGCCGTCGACGCAATTCATTCGCGCTGCGCCCCATGATTGACCGTGCTGGTTCGCAGCGCCGTGGATCTGCTTCACCATCCCCTGGTCCATGTCGGCCATCTCCCCCGGATCGCGTCGAATGGATCGGCCCCGACCTGCGCCCCGCGCTCTGCAACAAGGATCCCGTCTGAATCGTGGAGCGCTCACCTTTCTCAAGCTGAGCCCCGAGCTGACACTCTTTCCTCGGTCAACACGTCATTGTCGACCTTGTAAACGATGATGTTCTCCCCGTCTTCCCCTCGTGCGTGGAAATATCCTGAAATTTCGACCTTCAGGAGTGCAATCTCATGGATCGTGTCGCAGAGCAATGTCAGGCCTTCCTCTGTGATATCTGCGCCATAGAACAGATACCGTGTCCAGTTGATGGGCTCATCGCTCCAGCACCAGCCCTTCATGTAGAGCCGCTCTTTGTCGTGGCTCTGCCACCGCTCGCGAAGAGCGGTGATGGTGGATACAATCTTCGGGAAGTCGCTGGGTGATGCTTCCAGCCAGCCACGGACCGAGTAAAAATACGACATGGTGCGCCTGAGGGCTCGGTTGTTGATTCGTGTCAGTCCTGTTCGAGCTTTGAGTGTCAAGAGGAGCACTTCCCCTGCGTCGGTGGGGATAGGCCGATGCGTACTTCGGCGCCCTTGTCTTCGATGTAGCTCCGCA
Protein-coding regions in this window:
- a CDS encoding styrene monooxygenase/indole monooxygenase family protein is translated as MRKIAIVGSGQAGLLAAHGLVKAGYEVTLYSDRTPEQWLNESKPTGTAARFDVALAFERELGLAFWEDAAPRGHGAQLTACAAPGNRLLTLAGRLEQHFFAIDLRLQSHRWMLELERRGGKIVIEPVTIARLDTIAAENDLTVVAAGRGELCNLFERDPARNVHTEAQRNVVMMCVTGPKLGFDGIPMLPVKFNLFAGIGEAFWVPYHHKDVGPSWNCLVEAVPGGPLDRFQGAKSGEEIIAIAKGLVKELIPWDYQWFKGAELSDKHGWQNGRVVPAVRKPVGRLPSGRIVTPLGDTAMSIDPIGGQGANSGNKMARNLVECIVQHGERPFDAEWMTRTFDRFYARHGGPTDRFNNILLAGVTPTMAHFLMAQYGSDGRADNTSGQQALANAFVNNFNDPARLTAVLEDVGRVRAFIRQTTGKPWPLALAAGGVGVGIAQVRQRIGLPPGHPAAPVHAGGALA